CTCCACGGCGGCCGACGACTCAGTTGCCGAGGTCGCGTACGTACAGGTTGAACCTCCGGCTGGTGCCGTCACCGCCCAGGTTCGTTGCGCTGGTCGTGAAAGCCACGTGGTGGCCGTCGGCCGAGATCGAGGGGCTGGAGCTGTAGCCATCGCTCTGCGAGCCGTCATCGGCGACGCTGACCCTGGTCGTGGTGGCGGTCACCCGGTCCCGCACGAACACGTCCCAGCTCGAGTTGGTGTCGCCGGTCACCAGCTTGTCCTCGCCGGACACGAAGGCGATGTAGCGGCCGTCGGCGGAGAGCGTCGTCCGCTCCTGGCCGGGGGTCCTGCTGTCGCCCAGGCCATCGGGGCCAAGGTTCACCTGCGTCGTCGTCCGGGTGACCCGGTCGTACAGGAAGATGTCGGTGTCGATCGGACCGCCGGTGTCGCCGGCCACCAGATTCGACGCGGTGGATTCGAACGCGACGTACTGGCCGTCGGCCGAGATGCTCGCCGTGCGACTGGCGGAGTTGCCTTCGTCGCCGCCGGGACCGACGCTGATCCGGTCGGTGCGCCCGGTCAGTCGATCGTGCACGAACACGTCGTCCGAGCGGTTGTTGTCGGGGAACAAGGACAGTGTCTTCGCCCCGGAGGAGAAGGCGACCTGACGCCCGTCCGCCGAGATCGACGGCAGTTGGCTGATGCCGTCGCCCTGGCGACCGTTGGAGTCGACGCTGACCCTGCTGGTCTCACCGGTCTGCCGGTCCCGTACGAAGACGTCGTGGATGTTGTTGGTGTCGCCGAACACCAGGTTCGACGCGAAAGAGTCGAACGCGACGAATCGGCCGTCGGCGGAGACCGACGGATGGAAACTCTCACTGTCGCTCTGCTCGCCCCTTCTGCCGACGCTGACCCTGGTCGTCTCACCGGTCTGCAGGTCGTGCACGAACACGTCGCGGTAGCGGTTGGTGTCACCGGCCACCAGGTTCGACGCGGTGGATTCGAACGCGACGTAGCGGCCGTCGGCGGAGATCGACGGATTCCGGCTCACGTTGTTGACCTGGTTGCCCGCGGAGTCGACGCTGACCCTGGTGATGACGCCGGTCTGCCGGTCGCGCACGAAGATGTCGTCCGCTCGGTTGGTGTCGCCTGCCACCAGATCACTTGCCCACGAAGAGAAAGCCACGTAGCGGCCGTCGGCGGAGATCGACGGCCCGCTGGCGGAGTTGCTGATCGGTGCCGTGCCTGCCGGCCCCGGTTCGGCATTCGTGGCATGCGCGACGCTGCCTGACAACGGCGCCGCGACGATGACTGACGCGAGCACTGCGCGCCCTGCGTTGCGGATTATGGAGAGACGTCTCATGGGTGTCCTTCTGTTCTGTTCGCCGCCACGGCAGCCGGTTGCCCGGATCAGCGTTCCGTGTCGGACCGGCCGAAGCATGAGGGAACCCCCTACACCTTCGGCTTCGCGCTCTGCGCGCCGCGCGTGTGGACCTTGCACGGCGCGTTTCAGCGTGACGCGCGACAGACGGCTGTCCGGGACGCATTTGGGACGGGCCATGCCGGACCACACCGAGGCGATCGAACACATTCGTGAGACACACCGGCAGGCCGAACCCGGCCGGTGCCGACCTGCTGGCGCAGTCCCCCTGGGCTCAGGGCATCTCCCGGCATGGTGCGCACCGTCGAGACGGCCGACGACCAGGACCTGTGTCACGCCGTGCGCACCTGCACGAGGGCGACCGTCGTCCTCAACGCGCTGATGCGGCGCGCCCCGGACGAGCCGGAGATCCTTCGCCTCGTGCCGCACTCACCGATCCTGATGCACTCGCGCCCGCCACGCCGTCGCAGGGTCATGGGAGCACTCCCTCGCAGGAGGAAGCGAGAGTGGACTGCTGCTGTCACTGCCGATGCCGCTCCCGGCAGGTTTCGTAGACCCAGCGCCGCAGCGCAATTCCTCTGGAGCTTGTGGGGTTGCCACAATCAGTGTGGCGGCCACCTGAGACGGCAGCGCTCGCGGCCGTGGCGCTCACGGTGGCCGGACGCCTTTGGACGACGTCACACCAGGCGGCACGGGACAACTGGCTGTACATGCTCTGATCAGGCTGAACGTCACTCAGCAGCAGGGCGTGGCACCAGAAAACACGATCCCTCGCGGTCTCGTAATGCGTAGGTCTCGGGTTTGAATCCCGAAGGCGGCTCTGCCGAAGCCTCAGGACTCACTCGCCGTGACCTGGGGCTTTTGCTTTTGTTGGATGCGATGTAACCGCCGTGCGCGGGCTACGCGACGGCCCCCGGTCCCAGTCCTGGTTTCCGTTGCGGGCGCTCAGGTGACCGTGACCCTGATCGTGTGCCAGCCGGTCGCCCCGTCGGGAAGTGGCTTGTGTCCGCGTCCTGATTGCGGTCGGCCGGTGTTGTCGGTGGCGCGTACCTGTAGCCGGTGCTTGCCGGGCGTCGCCTGCCACGGCCAGCTCCACTGCCGCCATGTGTCCGCCGAGGGCACCGCGGCGAGCTGTGCCCGCTGCCATGGTCCGTCGTCCACGCGGACTTCCACCGCGGACACCCCACGATGCTGCGCCCACGCGACCCCGGCCACCATCGCCGGCCCCCGTGCGAGCCGCCTGCCCGCGGTCGGTGTGTCGATCCGTGACTGTGTCTTCACCGGAGCCTGTTCCGCGTAACCCCGGCGTACCCAATAGGCGCTGAAGTCCGAGAAACGGCTCAGCTCCAGCTCCGTCAGCCACTTCGTCGCCGACACGTACCCGAACAGCCCTGGTACCACCATCCGTACCGGAAACCCGTGCTCGACCGGCAGCGGCTCCCCGTTCATCCCGACCGCCAGCAGTGCGTCCCGCCCGTCGCGCAGCGCGGCCATCGGCGTACCGGCCGTGTACCCGTCCACAGAACGGCTCACCAGCTGGTCCGCTCCGTCGTCCGGCTCGACTTCGGCCAGCAGATCCCTGATCGGTACTCCCAGCCACCGCGCGTTGCCGACCAACTGGCCACCGACCTCATTCGACACACACGTGAGCGTGATGTACCGCTCCACCATCGGCATCGCCAGCAACTGGTCGTACGTCAACGTCAGCGGCCGTTTCACCCGGCCATGAATGCTCAGCTGCCAGTCCTTCGGTTCCATCTGTGGCACCGACAGAGCGGTGTCGATCCGGTAGAAGTCCGCGTTCCTGGTCACGAACGGCTTCACTCCGGGGACACCGGCGGAGACCTTGGCGGGCAAGGGCGGTGCCGGACTCGCCGGGGGCGGAAGAACCACCGCGGCCCTTGCCGCCGCCACCCGCTGGGCCCAGAGCCGGCGTCCGCCCGGTACCGCCACCGCGGCCGCACCGATCGCCCCCACCGCCAGCGCGAGAAACCGTCGCCGGCCCGCCGGCTGTCCCGCGCCGGCCCCCCCAGGCGTAGCGGCACTGGGCACGGGGGCGTCGGCTCCGTATGCCGCCGCGTCCAGGGCCTGGGGGCCGGTGTCGGCCCCGATGCCCTGCGCCGATCCGGCCGCGGGGCGGGGCAGGGTGCGACGAAGCAGCACCAGAAGGCCGGCAGCGGCCAGGGCACCGACCACTGACGGCAGGGGGTACGCCCAGGTGGCGCCGGCACGGGTGGCCGACGCGAGTACGCCGACGATCCCGAACAGGGCGACACCGGCCAGCCCGTACCGGAGCCGGCGCATGGCCAGCACGCCGACGAACGCGGCGAAAGCCGCCAGCACCAGCACGATTCCCGCCTGCAGCGCCAGCTTGTCGTAGGTGTAGAACACCGTGACCGCGAACTCCTTGACCGGAGTCGGCGCCGCGTCCACGGCGACGCCCCCCACCGCCACGAGCGGCGCGGAGGGCCCGCCTGTCGCGGCTGCCACCAGCTCGCCGACGCCCAGGGCGAGCGCGGTGGCCGCGACGCCGGCAAGCTCGCCGTACCACTGCTTGAGCGGCCTTTCCGATGTCGGCAGACCTGTTTTCTGAGCTTCGATGCCGTTGCTGGACAACGGGTAGGCCCTTATCGGCCGACCCGGCGTCGCCGGGCCACGCCGACACCGAGCAGGACCAGACCGGCGAGCGCCACGATCGGCCCGACGACCGCCCACAGCGTTGTTCCGCTCATCGCCGAGCCCTTCATGACGTCGATTCCCTGCAACGTCCAGGTCACGCCGGCAAAGACCAGCAGTACGCCGAGGGCGATGATGATCCAGTTCTTCTTCACGGGATGTCTCCAGGTGGAAGGGCGAGGTACTCGACAACGAGCCTGACGGTTCTGCGGCCGCAGTGGCGACAACGAGTGGTTGGACCCCGTCGTCAACCGGTCGACGTACGCACGGCTCCACCGGTGCGTGGACGTTCCCCGGCGTCGAGACGGGGACCCTGGAGGTGGGCGTCCGTAGACTGGCCGCCGGATCTCGGCGGGCGAAGGTGGGCCGGAAGTGGCAGTGCGCGGCACCGTCGACCTGGGACACCGCCACCGCGTCGGATGGCATCTCCTCGTCGGCGTCGTGGCGACTCCCCTCGCCGTCGCCATAGCGGCGAACGGCACCGTGGCGCTCGGGCAACGGCTGCTCGCTCTCGGCACGCTCGCCGTCATCGTCGCCTGGTACGCCCTGGTCTCGCGGCAGGCGATGGAGTACGGCGACGAGCGGTGGGGGGTGGTCTACTTCGCCGCCCTCGTGGTCGCGTTCCCGCTCCTGCTCGCCATCGCCCCGCTCGGCGGCGCACTGATGTTCGCGCTCTGTCCCCAGCTGTTCGTGATGGTCGCGAGGTGGCGGATACGACTGCCGCTCCTGCTGATCCTCTACGCCGAACTCGCCTGGGCCATGATCGCGCGGGCCGGAGTCAGCCGCTACACGCTGGCGATGGTGGGCGTGACCGTTCTGGTGCCCATGACCGTGACGATCCTCGTGGGCGCCTATCTGACCGGCATCCGCGAGCAGAACCGCAAGCGGGCCACGCTGATCGAGGAACTCACGCGAACCCGGGCCGCACTGGAACACGCCGGCCACGAGGCGGGCGTCCATGCCGAACGCGAACGCCTGGCCGCCGAGATCCACG
This is a stretch of genomic DNA from Streptomyces sp. NBC_00285. It encodes these proteins:
- a CDS encoding molybdopterin-dependent oxidoreductase; the encoded protein is MSSNGIEAQKTGLPTSERPLKQWYGELAGVAATALALGVGELVAAATGGPSAPLVAVGGVAVDAAPTPVKEFAVTVFYTYDKLALQAGIVLVLAAFAAFVGVLAMRRLRYGLAGVALFGIVGVLASATRAGATWAYPLPSVVGALAAAGLLVLLRRTLPRPAAGSAQGIGADTGPQALDAAAYGADAPVPSAATPGGAGAGQPAGRRRFLALAVGAIGAAAVAVPGGRRLWAQRVAAARAAVVLPPPASPAPPLPAKVSAGVPGVKPFVTRNADFYRIDTALSVPQMEPKDWQLSIHGRVKRPLTLTYDQLLAMPMVERYITLTCVSNEVGGQLVGNARWLGVPIRDLLAEVEPDDGADQLVSRSVDGYTAGTPMAALRDGRDALLAVGMNGEPLPVEHGFPVRMVVPGLFGYVSATKWLTELELSRFSDFSAYWVRRGYAEQAPVKTQSRIDTPTAGRRLARGPAMVAGVAWAQHRGVSAVEVRVDDGPWQRAQLAAVPSADTWRQWSWPWQATPGKHRLQVRATDNTGRPQSGRGHKPLPDGATGWHTIRVTVT